The Ignavibacteriales bacterium sequence GTCGATCAAGACATGCTTTTGAACGCATTTATAAAAATTCAAAAACTATTCAAACATTTTGAAGGAGATCTATCATGCAAAACGAAAAAGAAATAAAAGAAAAATCATCATGTTGCGGACCAACATGTTGCAGTGATGAAAAAGAATTACTGAAAGAAGAAGAAATAAAAGAAATGGTAAAAGAAAAGTATGGTCAGATTGCAGTAGATGGTTCGGGATGTGGTTGCGGACCTTCATGCTGCGGATCGGAAAACAAAATTGTGGGCTATACTGTTATGAAAGACGAGTACGACAATCTTGACGGCTATGTGAAAGATGCCGATCTTGGATTAGGTTGCGGGCTTCCAACCGAATTTGCGGGAATTAAAAAAGGGAATACTGTTGTGGATTTAGGCTCAGGAGCCGGCAATGATGTTTTCGTTGCGCGCGCTCTTGTGGGTGATGAGGGAAATGTAATCGGCATTGATATGACACAAGAGATGATCGACTTGGCAAAAAGAAACAAGAAAAAACTTGGTTTTGAAAATGTTGAGTTTTACCTAGGTGAAATTGAGGCATTGCCGATCTATGATTCTTACGCAGATGTTGTTGTAAGTAATTG is a genomic window containing:
- the arsM gene encoding arsenite methyltransferase, whose protein sequence is MQNEKEIKEKSSCCGPTCCSDEKELLKEEEIKEMVKEKYGQIAVDGSGCGCGPSCCGSENKIVGYTVMKDEYDNLDGYVKDADLGLGCGLPTEFAGIKKGNTVVDLGSGAGNDVFVARALVGDEGNVIGIDMTQEMIDLAKRNKKKLGFENVEFYLGEIEALPIYDSYADVVVSNCVLNLVPSKEKAFSEIYRILKPEGHFCVSDIVIKGELPANLKKSAEMYAGCVAGAVQYDDYLNIISESGFKNVEVKKTKVIDLPDEVLRDYLSDSEIASFRKNNIGIFSITVTADKK